In the genome of Methanopyrus kandleri AV19, one region contains:
- a CDS encoding 50S ribosomal protein L18 yields MATGPRYRVPFRRRREGKTNYYKRRELIKADAPRLVARKTLNHNIAQIVDFAPHGDVTLASAHSIELRNKFGWKGHCGNTPAAYLTGYLCGLRALERGIERAVIDIGLHRPVRGSRVFAMLKGALDAGMDIPHGEEVLPPEDRIRGEHIANLARQIKEEDPEEYERRFSKYLERGLKPEELPEHFEEVKSKIEEEFGGA; encoded by the coding sequence TTGGCCACGGGTCCCAGGTATCGGGTTCCGTTCAGAAGGCGTCGCGAGGGTAAGACCAACTACTACAAGCGACGTGAGTTAATCAAGGCCGACGCTCCGCGCCTAGTGGCCAGGAAAACGCTCAACCACAACATCGCCCAGATCGTCGACTTCGCCCCACATGGTGACGTCACACTGGCATCGGCCCACTCCATCGAGCTGCGCAACAAGTTCGGCTGGAAGGGACACTGCGGAAACACACCGGCGGCCTATCTGACGGGTTACCTGTGCGGTCTCCGAGCGCTTGAACGGGGCATCGAGCGAGCGGTGATCGACATAGGACTCCACCGACCCGTGCGGGGCTCCCGAGTGTTCGCCATGCTGAAGGGAGCCCTCGACGCCGGCATGGACATACCGCACGGGGAGGAGGTGCTCCCACCGGAGGACAGGATCCGTGGTGAGCACATCGCCAACCTGGCCCGACAGATCAAGGAAGAGGACCCGGAGGAGTACGAGCGCAGGTTCTCCAAGTACCTCGAACGTGGTCTGAAACCGGAAGAACTCCCGGAACACTTCGAGGAAGTAAAGTCCAAAATCGAGGAGGAGTTCGGCGGCGCGTGA
- a CDS encoding adenylate kinase — translation MGYVIVATGVPGVGATTVTTEAVKELEGYEHVNYGDVMLEIAKEEGLVEHRDEIRKLPAEKQREIQRLAARRIAKMAEEKEGIIVDTHCTIKTPAGYLPGLPIWVLEELQPDVIVLIEADPDEIMMRRVKDSEERQRDYDRAHEIEEHQKMNRMAAMAYAALTGATVKIIENHDDRLEEAVREFVETVRSL, via the coding sequence ATGGGTTATGTGATCGTAGCGACGGGAGTACCCGGAGTCGGAGCCACGACCGTTACCACCGAGGCCGTAAAGGAGCTCGAGGGTTACGAGCACGTTAACTACGGCGATGTCATGCTCGAGATCGCCAAGGAAGAAGGCCTAGTCGAGCATCGCGACGAGATCAGGAAGCTCCCCGCCGAAAAGCAGCGCGAAATCCAGCGCCTCGCCGCACGTAGGATCGCCAAGATGGCCGAGGAGAAGGAGGGGATCATAGTCGACACGCACTGTACCATCAAAACACCGGCCGGTTACCTGCCGGGTCTTCCGATCTGGGTCCTCGAGGAGCTGCAGCCCGACGTCATCGTTCTTATCGAAGCCGACCCCGATGAGATCATGATGCGGAGGGTGAAAGACTCAGAGGAGCGTCAGCGTGACTACGACCGGGCCCACGAGATAGAGGAGCATCAGAAGATGAACCGAATGGCAGCGATGGCTTACGCCGCGCTGACCGGGGCTACCGTGAAAATCATCGAGAACCACGACGACCGCCTCGAAGAGGCCGTACGTGAGTTCGTCGAGACGGTCCGATCCCTCTGA
- a CDS encoding 30S ribosomal protein S5, whose protein sequence is MSVPPHLEEWEPKTKLGRMVKEGEIKTIDEVFAQGWKILEPEIVDWLLPDLEEEVLDVNMVQKMHKSGRRVRFRVTVVVGNKDGFVGVGQGKAREVGPAIRAAIDRAKLNIIKVRRGCGSWECGCGRPHSIPFEITGKCGSVRITLKPAPRGTGLVAGETAQKVLEMAGIEDVWTKTTGGKGKGETRTTINFAKATFDALRNLIYVRMREEEAERLGIVSGSAEGA, encoded by the coding sequence ATGTCCGTTCCACCACATCTGGAGGAGTGGGAACCCAAGACCAAACTAGGTCGCATGGTCAAGGAGGGCGAGATCAAGACTATCGACGAGGTGTTCGCTCAGGGTTGGAAGATCCTAGAGCCGGAGATCGTGGACTGGCTGCTGCCCGATCTGGAGGAGGAAGTACTCGACGTCAACATGGTCCAGAAGATGCACAAGTCCGGCCGTCGAGTGAGGTTCAGGGTCACGGTGGTAGTAGGAAACAAGGACGGATTCGTAGGTGTCGGGCAGGGTAAAGCTCGAGAGGTAGGTCCCGCGATCCGTGCCGCGATCGACCGGGCTAAGCTAAACATCATTAAGGTCCGTCGCGGCTGCGGTAGCTGGGAGTGCGGCTGCGGTCGACCGCATTCCATCCCCTTCGAGATCACCGGCAAGTGCGGCAGCGTCCGCATCACGCTCAAGCCGGCTCCAAGGGGTACTGGGCTCGTCGCGGGCGAAACCGCGCAGAAGGTCCTGGAGATGGCCGGCATCGAGGACGTCTGGACGAAGACCACGGGCGGCAAGGGCAAGGGTGAGACCAGGACCACGATCAACTTCGCCAAGGCGACGTTCGATGCGCTGCGGAACCTGATCTACGTGAGGATGCGCGAGGAAGAGGCCGAGCGGCTCGGAATCGTGAGCGGCAGCGCCGAGGGGGCGTAA
- a CDS encoding 50S ribosomal protein L34e: protein MPAPRYRSRSCRRVYKRTPGGRTVIHFEKKIPNWPKCGACGRRLNGVMRGRNVELKNAPKTQKRPNRPYGGVLCPECARKLIKDKVRYKFWERKREQPWLPVLPDEEPPEPEE, encoded by the coding sequence ATGCCAGCCCCGAGGTACCGGTCCAGGTCCTGTCGACGGGTGTACAAGCGCACCCCTGGAGGTAGGACCGTCATTCACTTCGAGAAGAAGATCCCGAACTGGCCCAAGTGCGGAGCCTGTGGTCGCCGGCTGAACGGCGTGATGCGCGGTCGTAACGTCGAGCTCAAGAACGCACCGAAGACGCAGAAGCGACCAAACCGTCCCTACGGTGGCGTCCTGTGCCCGGAGTGCGCTAGGAAGCTCATCAAGGATAAGGTGAGGTACAAGTTCTGGGAGCGCAAGCGAGAGCAGCCGTGGCTGCCAGTACTACCGGACGAGGAACCGCCGGAGCCCGAGGAATGA
- the hmdC gene encoding 5,10-methenyltetrahydromethanopterin hydrogenase cofactor biosynthesis protein HmdC gives MLDLLHEACESLDAALELKRLAYEGKLSVDEVVTDLGELTDRELEALGDNLRTFPMGCDLIELAVGPCASDYSPDVLLANAILADRMGLPLHVCAYAVADVAENYGMRPIELFRRLVRNVRVPVDVDHIGAHGPMRFPRDITACEGTCYLEGPPFKECPRGRIHRRLIDKERQQGEDLEEWAELAASICVNVTGEGGQDAEAHAAPLDEMKRVAETARHSGAGVGAILHVADGEDEFADGLKAAVEEVKADYLAVEGGPFNRAEDRLSAFRRAVVACRVFAPGKVVLTNGAYEDELVVGLRAGLNGALSGFPKNHHGYMVGYEPGTARRGKFGLPKVLAIMRKTLGSRYGNTKVPAGWEELEGITRAALFLGSNLLYPRDVAGIPIGDVHWVAALRSNAARELSDEVRSVEEVASEVDADTVALLGGRFPAWGLALTLDELGVSEVLISDPDAWVERATVRLLDEELDATVHAMAGDDRKAVKEADAAFVTAVMPGIAERLAERTGAMTVC, from the coding sequence TTGCTCGACCTCCTGCACGAAGCTTGTGAATCGCTCGACGCAGCGCTCGAGCTGAAGCGGCTGGCTTACGAGGGGAAGCTAAGCGTCGATGAGGTGGTTACGGACCTGGGAGAACTCACGGATCGGGAACTCGAAGCCCTAGGTGACAATCTGCGCACGTTTCCGATGGGCTGCGATCTGATCGAGCTGGCCGTAGGTCCCTGTGCCTCCGATTACTCCCCGGATGTCCTCCTTGCGAACGCCATCCTGGCGGACCGGATGGGATTACCGCTCCACGTGTGCGCGTACGCGGTGGCGGACGTCGCCGAGAACTACGGGATGAGGCCTATCGAGTTGTTCCGTCGCCTTGTGAGGAACGTTCGCGTGCCGGTGGACGTGGATCATATAGGAGCTCACGGCCCGATGCGGTTTCCGCGAGATATAACCGCGTGTGAGGGAACTTGCTACCTGGAAGGGCCGCCGTTCAAAGAGTGCCCTCGAGGTAGGATACATCGGCGGTTGATCGACAAGGAGAGGCAGCAGGGAGAGGATCTGGAGGAATGGGCGGAACTGGCGGCCTCGATCTGTGTGAACGTCACGGGAGAAGGGGGACAGGACGCGGAAGCCCACGCCGCTCCACTCGATGAGATGAAGCGCGTCGCCGAAACGGCTCGACACTCGGGTGCGGGCGTCGGAGCCATCCTGCACGTCGCGGACGGCGAGGACGAGTTCGCCGACGGCCTCAAAGCGGCCGTCGAGGAGGTGAAAGCGGACTACCTAGCGGTCGAAGGAGGTCCGTTCAACCGAGCCGAAGATCGACTCTCGGCCTTCCGACGGGCCGTAGTAGCGTGCAGGGTATTCGCGCCCGGAAAGGTCGTCCTGACCAACGGGGCTTACGAGGACGAACTCGTCGTGGGACTGAGAGCAGGCTTGAACGGCGCCCTCTCAGGGTTCCCCAAAAATCACCACGGATACATGGTCGGGTACGAGCCCGGAACCGCGCGACGCGGTAAGTTCGGACTCCCAAAGGTTCTCGCGATCATGCGGAAGACGTTGGGCTCACGGTACGGGAACACCAAGGTGCCGGCCGGCTGGGAGGAACTCGAAGGGATCACGCGGGCCGCTCTCTTCCTGGGATCCAACTTACTGTACCCGCGAGACGTGGCCGGCATCCCGATAGGTGACGTCCACTGGGTAGCCGCCCTCCGGTCCAACGCCGCCCGCGAGTTGTCCGATGAGGTCAGGTCCGTCGAGGAGGTCGCATCGGAAGTTGACGCCGATACCGTCGCCCTGTTGGGTGGGAGGTTCCCGGCCTGGGGTCTCGCCTTGACCCTCGACGAGCTGGGCGTGTCCGAAGTGCTGATAAGCGATCCGGACGCGTGGGTCGAGAGGGCCACCGTACGGTTGCTGGACGAGGAGCTCGACGCCACGGTACACGCAATGGCTGGGGACGATCGCAAGGCCGTGAAGGAAGCAGACGCGGCCTTCGTGACGGCCGTCATGCCGGGGATAGCCGAGCGCCTAGCCGAGAGGACCGGGGCGATGACCGTGTGCTGA
- a CDS encoding EMC3/TMCO1 family protein, whose amino-acid sequence MHGLTEGLARHFYPLVDPFIHYFGPALGMLVAAALVTLFIDIVYELVIGREELERVRKMADETKKYQEELQRAKVLGDVKRMKEIEEKMRDHSREFLKVQSQLMSKQIKAMIITFPPIIIIIYTLEYRLAHWTVKLPFYVPGVGDTLGPVGWYILCAVTVSFVLKPLAETAVKRFGGG is encoded by the coding sequence GTGCACGGACTCACTGAAGGCCTTGCGCGGCACTTTTACCCACTCGTCGACCCGTTTATCCACTACTTCGGTCCCGCCCTTGGGATGCTGGTGGCTGCGGCTCTTGTGACGCTCTTCATCGACATCGTTTACGAACTCGTGATCGGGAGGGAAGAGCTGGAGCGAGTCCGGAAAATGGCTGACGAGACCAAGAAGTACCAAGAAGAGCTCCAGAGGGCTAAGGTGTTAGGTGATGTCAAGAGGATGAAGGAGATAGAGGAGAAGATGCGAGACCACTCCCGAGAGTTCCTAAAGGTTCAGTCCCAGCTGATGAGTAAGCAGATCAAGGCCATGATCATCACGTTCCCGCCTATAATCATTATTATATACACCCTCGAGTACCGGCTGGCCCACTGGACGGTGAAGTTACCCTTCTACGTGCCGGGTGTGGGGGATACCTTGGGCCCCGTGGGCTGGTACATCCTCTGCGCCGTCACGGTGTCGTTCGTGCTCAAGCCCTTGGCGGAAACGGCGGTAAAACGCTTCGGAGGTGGGTGA
- the secY gene encoding preprotein translocase subunit SecY yields MADDWLERLRPILERLPEVKVPDRHVPFNEKLFKYTGIPLILYFILCEIPLYGLSPQAVDYFANLRAVLAGNFGSILTLGIGPIVTASILLQLLVGGDLIKLDLTNPEDRRLFQGLQKLLAIVLCFFEGVMMVFSGAAPPAEPSILLEILLILQLALGGILVIFLDEVVSKWGIGSGVGLFIVAGVSSQIIIGAFNPLPSPQQPGRPAGAVWAFLYSAMQGTPDWTLLAPVIGAIITFLIVLYVEGMRVEIPIAFAGIRGARGRFPVRLLYTSNIPVILASALFMNVRLWALAFQRMGVPILGKLDPRGQPISGLVYYLSPPNSIVKTLSDPLQALGYMMAMVIASVFFAVLWVELTGMGPREIARHLHRAGLHIPGFRRDIRVLEKRLQKYIYPVTVMGGAFVGFLAAGADLMGALGGGTGVLLTVSILYNMYEEIKQERLMEAHPVVRKFLEKTLR; encoded by the coding sequence TTGGCGGATGACTGGCTGGAGAGGTTAAGGCCGATCCTGGAGAGGCTCCCTGAGGTTAAGGTTCCGGACAGGCACGTACCTTTCAACGAGAAGCTGTTCAAGTACACAGGAATACCGCTCATCCTTTACTTCATACTGTGTGAAATTCCGCTCTATGGTCTCTCACCGCAGGCTGTGGACTACTTCGCGAATTTGCGTGCCGTCCTGGCCGGAAACTTCGGTTCGATCCTCACCCTGGGTATCGGTCCTATCGTTACCGCTTCGATCCTCTTGCAGCTCCTCGTCGGAGGCGACCTAATCAAGTTGGATCTGACGAATCCTGAGGATCGAAGACTCTTCCAAGGTCTCCAAAAGCTGCTCGCGATCGTCCTGTGCTTCTTCGAAGGTGTGATGATGGTGTTCAGCGGTGCCGCGCCGCCGGCCGAGCCGAGTATCTTGCTCGAAATCCTGCTCATCTTACAGTTGGCGCTCGGTGGCATTTTGGTCATCTTCTTGGACGAGGTCGTCAGCAAGTGGGGTATAGGATCTGGTGTCGGACTATTCATCGTCGCTGGGGTTTCGTCACAGATTATCATCGGAGCGTTCAACCCGCTCCCGAGCCCGCAGCAGCCCGGGCGCCCCGCGGGTGCCGTCTGGGCGTTCCTGTACTCGGCGATGCAAGGGACGCCGGATTGGACGCTACTCGCCCCAGTCATCGGGGCCATCATCACGTTCCTCATAGTGCTTTACGTTGAGGGTATGAGGGTCGAGATCCCGATCGCGTTCGCCGGAATTCGGGGTGCTCGAGGCCGCTTCCCAGTCCGTCTACTCTACACGTCCAACATCCCCGTGATCCTGGCCTCGGCGCTGTTCATGAACGTTCGACTGTGGGCGCTGGCTTTCCAACGGATGGGTGTACCGATACTGGGGAAGCTCGATCCGCGCGGTCAACCGATATCCGGACTCGTGTACTACCTATCGCCCCCTAACAGTATCGTGAAGACGCTATCAGACCCCTTGCAAGCGCTGGGCTACATGATGGCCATGGTGATAGCGTCCGTGTTCTTCGCGGTCCTGTGGGTCGAGTTGACCGGTATGGGACCACGTGAGATCGCCAGACACCTGCACCGCGCTGGCCTGCACATCCCGGGCTTCCGTCGAGATATCAGGGTGTTGGAGAAGCGGCTCCAGAAGTACATCTACCCCGTGACCGTGATGGGTGGAGCCTTCGTAGGATTCCTCGCCGCGGGTGCCGACTTGATGGGCGCGCTGGGTGGAGGTACAGGCGTACTCCTGACAGTATCAATCCTCTACAACATGTACGAAGAGATCAAGCAAGAGCGCCTCATGGAGGCACACCCCGTCGTGCGGAAATTCCTCGAAAAGACCTTGAGGTAG
- a CDS encoding 50S ribosomal protein L30: protein MGVKVSPEAREYERATTRLAVVRVRGPVGVRRDIEDTMRMLKLLRRNWCVLIDDRPSYLGMLQKIKDYVTWGEVEPDTVAALLKKRGELEGGRPVTDEYVSEHTEYDSVEEFARAYCEFEAELDDIPKLKPFFRLHPPRGGYERGGIKKPYTLGGALGYRGKAINDLLERMI from the coding sequence ATCGGGGTCAAGGTCAGCCCGGAGGCTCGGGAGTACGAGCGAGCCACTACCCGGCTCGCGGTCGTCCGGGTGCGCGGTCCCGTCGGCGTACGTCGGGATATCGAGGATACCATGCGGATGCTGAAGCTGCTGCGGCGCAACTGGTGCGTGCTGATCGACGATCGCCCGAGTTACCTGGGTATGCTGCAGAAGATCAAGGATTACGTGACATGGGGCGAGGTGGAACCGGACACCGTGGCGGCCTTACTGAAGAAGCGGGGAGAGCTAGAAGGCGGTCGTCCGGTAACCGACGAGTACGTGTCCGAACACACCGAGTACGACAGTGTAGAGGAGTTCGCACGGGCATACTGCGAGTTCGAGGCGGAACTCGATGACATCCCGAAGCTGAAGCCGTTCTTCCGCCTGCACCCGCCCCGCGGAGGGTACGAAAGGGGAGGCATTAAGAAGCCGTACACGCTCGGTGGCGCGCTCGGCTACCGCGGGAAGGCCATCAACGACCTCCTGGAGCGGATGATCTGA
- a CDS encoding uL15m family ribosomal protein: protein MRRKKKSPKKYRGSRTHGGGSHKNRRGAGNRGGRGMAGSHKHKWFHVIKYMPDHFGKRGFNRPPKVVREPNTINVGELDALADKLLEDGIAEKDGDKIVIDVTDERLKPYGGPFDKVLGGGHVKRPLVVVAPEFTERAVEKLEEAGGEAREA, encoded by the coding sequence GTGCGGCGGAAGAAGAAGTCCCCGAAGAAGTACCGTGGATCGCGGACCCACGGTGGAGGCAGTCACAAGAACCGGCGTGGTGCCGGTAACCGCGGCGGGCGCGGTATGGCCGGATCGCACAAACACAAGTGGTTCCACGTCATCAAGTACATGCCGGATCACTTCGGTAAGCGGGGGTTCAACCGTCCACCCAAGGTGGTTCGGGAGCCCAACACCATCAACGTTGGCGAATTGGACGCCCTGGCGGACAAGCTCTTGGAGGATGGGATCGCGGAGAAGGACGGCGATAAGATCGTCATCGACGTTACCGACGAGCGACTGAAACCCTACGGCGGCCCCTTCGACAAGGTGCTAGGAGGCGGTCACGTCAAGAGGCCGCTAGTGGTCGTCGCTCCCGAGTTCACCGAAAGGGCCGTCGAGAAGCTAGAGGAAGCAGGTGGGGAAGCCCGGGAAGCATAG
- a CDS encoding peptidase U32 family protein, with product MFSVPSPGDPALTDRLLRSLPTDRIETVYFGLPIAGTGRATPVQVDTDTATELAEVCHSYSVEPEAVINPLCTADVVCSRNAFAEFERTLDDLDDAGIERLVLSDPLMIHAAVERGFRVSVSCVVEVNTPERARYFDEIGVEEITLDTNVNRRLDTIEAIASEVSARLRIIVNEGCLPDCPYRASHFCLFSHATRPGEEVAEDPYFVRCISERVNNPTLIIKSPFVRPEDLSVYMDLGVRAFKIAGRANSITWIRRAVRAYLRGRYDGNLLDILDCPTVLRHLYHVDNRELDGFLKRVGRCDRRCSKCGFCAELAERAVEPLGGLEDAEVEPARTGRVTA from the coding sequence GTGTTCTCCGTTCCCTCCCCCGGAGACCCTGCCCTCACCGACCGACTTCTACGGTCGCTCCCGACTGACCGGATCGAAACAGTCTACTTCGGCCTCCCGATCGCCGGGACAGGACGCGCCACACCCGTGCAGGTCGACACGGACACGGCGACCGAGCTCGCAGAGGTTTGTCACTCGTATTCGGTGGAACCGGAAGCCGTCATCAACCCACTTTGCACGGCGGATGTAGTCTGCTCTCGCAACGCCTTCGCAGAGTTCGAGCGGACACTCGACGATCTCGACGACGCCGGGATCGAACGTCTAGTACTCTCCGATCCGTTGATGATCCACGCCGCGGTGGAGCGTGGCTTCCGCGTCTCAGTCTCTTGTGTAGTGGAGGTGAACACACCCGAGCGCGCCCGGTACTTCGATGAAATAGGAGTGGAGGAGATCACCTTGGACACGAACGTGAACCGACGCCTCGACACCATCGAAGCGATAGCGTCCGAGGTCTCCGCACGCCTCCGGATCATCGTTAACGAAGGGTGCTTACCCGACTGCCCGTACCGGGCCTCACATTTCTGTCTGTTCTCCCACGCCACCCGGCCCGGCGAAGAAGTGGCGGAAGATCCCTACTTCGTACGTTGCATCTCCGAGCGCGTGAACAACCCGACGCTGATAATCAAGTCACCATTTGTGCGACCTGAAGACCTGAGCGTCTACATGGATCTCGGTGTAAGGGCGTTCAAAATCGCGGGACGTGCGAACTCGATCACGTGGATACGTCGGGCCGTACGGGCTTACCTGCGGGGCCGATACGACGGCAATCTCCTCGACATACTCGACTGTCCGACCGTCCTCCGGCACCTGTATCACGTGGATAACCGGGAGCTGGATGGGTTCCTAAAGCGGGTAGGTCGGTGTGATCGTCGGTGTTCGAAGTGCGGATTCTGTGCCGAGCTTGCTGAGCGGGCCGTAGAGCCGTTGGGCGGTCTAGAAGATGCCGAAGTTGAACCAGCGAGGACTGGTCGAGTTACGGCGTGA
- the cmk gene encoding (d)CMP kinase — protein sequence MFSISVVITIGGLPGSGTTTMARRLAEHYGLKHVYAGKIFREMAEERGMDLEEFSKVAEDNPDIDLEIDRRQREAAEEGDVILEGRLAAFVAAGELDHVKGPDLATLKIWLKAPLEVRAERVAKREGIDVEEARRRIQEREKSELKRYKEIYGVDPTDLSLYDLVLDTSRWSEDETFSILKAAIDPLLEREDP from the coding sequence GTGTTTTCAATCAGCGTAGTCATCACCATCGGCGGCCTCCCGGGATCCGGCACCACCACCATGGCCCGGCGGCTCGCCGAGCACTACGGCCTTAAGCACGTGTACGCAGGTAAGATATTCCGAGAGATGGCCGAGGAGCGAGGCATGGACCTCGAGGAGTTCTCCAAAGTCGCGGAGGACAACCCGGACATCGACCTTGAAATCGATCGGAGGCAGCGGGAAGCCGCGGAAGAGGGTGACGTAATACTCGAGGGACGCCTAGCGGCCTTCGTTGCGGCCGGCGAACTGGACCATGTGAAAGGTCCCGACCTGGCCACCCTCAAGATATGGCTCAAAGCTCCGTTAGAAGTGCGCGCCGAGCGGGTAGCGAAGCGCGAAGGGATCGACGTGGAAGAGGCTCGCCGACGCATTCAGGAACGGGAAAAAAGCGAGTTGAAGCGGTATAAGGAGATCTACGGCGTCGATCCGACGGACCTCTCCTTGTACGATCTCGTCCTCGACACCTCCCGATGGTCCGAAGACGAGACGTTCTCCATTCTCAAAGCGGCGATAGATCCGCTGCTGGAGCGTGAGGATCCATGA
- a CDS encoding 50S ribosomal protein L19e has protein sequence MNLRPQRRMAAEILKCGVHRIWIDPERLEEVARAQTREDIRRLIKEGAIRKKPIKGQSRVRARKRHEQRKKGRQRGPGRRKGAKGARMPKKRAWIQRIRPIRRKLRELRDSGKIDRSTYRKLYMMAKGGYFRDTSHLLAYIEENDLWKK, from the coding sequence ATGAACCTACGGCCCCAGCGTCGGATGGCGGCCGAGATACTCAAGTGCGGTGTTCATAGGATATGGATAGATCCGGAGAGGCTGGAAGAAGTCGCCCGAGCCCAGACCCGGGAGGATATCCGTCGGCTCATCAAGGAGGGGGCTATCCGGAAGAAGCCGATCAAGGGACAGTCCCGGGTGAGAGCCCGGAAGCGGCACGAACAGCGGAAGAAGGGGCGCCAGCGTGGTCCGGGTCGTCGGAAGGGAGCGAAGGGTGCACGGATGCCGAAGAAGCGCGCGTGGATCCAGCGAATAAGGCCGATCAGGCGCAAGCTGCGGGAGCTCCGAGACTCCGGCAAGATCGACCGCAGCACGTATCGGAAGCTGTACATGATGGCGAAGGGAGGATACTTCCGCGACACCTCGCACCTGTTGGCGTACATCGAGGAGAACGACCTGTGGAAGAAGTAA
- a CDS encoding DUF3236 domain-containing protein codes for MLKETLLKAWWESWEGTRRGDEEREVEGLREYLTSADRLAVVTGNEDKLRAVNKVLRRFGLPEAEMIRVPTEMADATPCPAIFKAIMGVQVSDADVVIARGRLGVPGSGAMTVFMDARCRLLTAALSPPHVLHEMSVKEAMEREAEEALRRLGMRETTSR; via the coding sequence GTGCTGAAGGAGACGCTGCTCAAGGCCTGGTGGGAGTCCTGGGAAGGCACCCGCCGGGGTGACGAGGAGCGGGAGGTCGAAGGGCTCCGCGAGTACTTGACCTCGGCGGACCGGCTCGCGGTGGTAACGGGTAACGAGGACAAGCTCCGGGCGGTCAACAAAGTCCTCCGCAGGTTCGGGTTGCCGGAAGCCGAGATGATCAGAGTACCGACGGAGATGGCGGACGCGACGCCGTGTCCCGCCATCTTCAAGGCGATCATGGGAGTTCAAGTGTCGGACGCCGACGTAGTGATCGCTAGAGGGAGGTTAGGGGTTCCGGGATCCGGAGCCATGACCGTGTTCATGGACGCGCGATGTAGGTTGCTGACGGCGGCCCTTTCTCCACCTCACGTCCTTCACGAGATGTCGGTGAAAGAGGCTATGGAGCGCGAAGCGGAGGAAGCCCTGCGGCGTCTGGGTATGAGGGAGACCACGTCCCGTTAA
- a CDS encoding DUF5402 family protein, translating to MPKLNQRGLVELRRELERRLVELLGKPVHVMQLTIFALPCGCVGASLEVRNIVREDAEVFRDHLRDLLREMVKWTLGKEPDLYYARLTPSGYDVVSLTGRVACDECEKNFKGAADVLPL from the coding sequence ATGCCGAAGTTGAACCAGCGAGGACTGGTCGAGTTACGGCGTGAGTTGGAGCGGCGGCTCGTAGAACTGCTGGGCAAACCGGTACACGTGATGCAGCTGACGATCTTCGCGCTACCGTGCGGATGTGTAGGTGCTTCTCTGGAGGTGCGCAACATCGTCCGGGAAGACGCTGAGGTCTTCAGGGACCACCTCCGAGACCTCCTACGAGAGATGGTGAAATGGACGCTGGGGAAGGAACCCGACCTGTACTACGCACGGCTGACTCCGTCCGGTTACGATGTAGTCAGTCTAACGGGCCGCGTAGCTTGCGACGAATGCGAGAAGAACTTCAAGGGAGCGGCCGACGTGCTCCCGCTCTGA
- the mtnP gene encoding S-methyl-5'-thioadenosine phosphorylase, producing the protein MTEVGVIGGTGFQPGLPERRRTVFTPYGTVRVDITRVGDHRVYFINRHGKGHDLPPHRINYRAIVWAMRELGVKRILATNSVGVINSDEYEPGDIVLPVDFLDFTKRRPTTFYDEKVVHVDVTEPYCPELREALLKAADDLGYTVKEGAVYVATEGPRFETPAEIRAFRKLGGDIVGMTGFPEVVLARELEICYASVCLCTNYAAGIDDRRRTIDEVFELVEELRPKAVELIERCIEYIPPKRSCPCSQALEGAEV; encoded by the coding sequence ATGACCGAGGTAGGAGTGATAGGCGGCACGGGTTTCCAACCCGGTCTGCCCGAACGCAGGCGGACGGTGTTCACACCCTACGGCACTGTACGCGTGGACATCACCCGGGTCGGAGATCATCGAGTGTACTTCATAAACCGGCACGGTAAGGGCCACGATCTGCCCCCACACCGTATCAACTATCGAGCCATCGTGTGGGCGATGCGGGAGCTCGGCGTGAAACGGATATTGGCGACGAACTCCGTCGGCGTGATCAACTCCGACGAATACGAGCCTGGAGACATCGTCCTTCCGGTGGATTTCCTCGACTTCACTAAGCGCAGGCCGACGACGTTCTACGACGAGAAGGTCGTTCACGTCGATGTCACCGAACCCTATTGTCCGGAGCTACGTGAAGCGCTACTGAAGGCCGCGGACGACCTAGGGTACACGGTCAAAGAAGGCGCTGTATACGTGGCCACCGAAGGACCCAGGTTCGAGACGCCGGCCGAGATCCGTGCCTTCCGGAAGCTCGGCGGTGATATCGTTGGAATGACAGGATTCCCGGAGGTCGTGCTCGCCAGGGAGCTCGAGATCTGCTACGCCTCCGTGTGCTTGTGCACCAACTATGCCGCTGGCATCGACGATCGCCGCCGCACGATCGATGAGGTGTTCGAGCTGGTCGAGGAGCTCAGACCGAAGGCGGTGGAACTAATTGAGCGTTGCATCGAGTACATTCCACCGAAACGATCGTGCCCCTGCTCCCAAGCTTTGGAGGGCGCCGAGGTATGA